The Metarhizium brunneum chromosome 5, complete sequence sequence CCCGGCCTTGCTATCCAAGCTCGTGTGCAACCTCGTTGTTGCCCAAGAAAGCTTCCTCTGGACCGCCCTTGGTGTACCCAAGAATCAACTTGCCATGATTGAGAAGGATCATGCCGAATCTGACCTTGTCAAAGGTGAAAAGCCTGTCGCGAAGAACACTCGATCCCACGCTATCTGGCATTACATGGTGAACACTCTAGACCCTGTCGCAGAGGAGACACACCTCGCCAAGGACAACCCATACTACTACGTCTGTCTCGCTGGCCAGTTCTCTCGCGACTGTCACCCTCATTACCTCTCTCGTGAAGTTCACGCCAAGCTCTCCAAGCCTGGCGCGCTGGACAGTCTTCGCATCCATACCGATGAGCTTGAGGAAGTCATTGCGCGTATTAGTCCTGGAACCCTAACTGTCGCCGTTGTCATGGACAGCATGGACTGGTTCGACCCTGGCTCccccgctgccgctgctcaaATCACCAAGCTGAACCGCGCTCTCAAGATGGGTGGCCGTGTTATGCTGCGTACTTCTGCCTTGACACCTTGGTATGTCAAGGTCTTTGAGGCCCATGGCTTCACAGCTAAGCGCCATGGTGGCAGAATTGACGGCGCCTGTATTGACCGTGTCAATATGTATGCCAGCTGCTGGATCTGCACCAAGGTTGAGAACCTGCCTCCCCCAACTCCCGAAATGGACCGCATTGGCGGCCAGGAGATGCCTAGCTTGACTATTTGATTGTAGATGCAAACACTTGCGATTCCAATTTTTCGAGAGATACGGGTATCGTCCAACACTATAccctgaaaaaaaaatataaagcttagCTGGTCATGAggcaagacgacgacgaaattGGATAATACGAAGAGAGAAAACGTGGCGTATTACGGACGAGAGCCAgtaacaaaaaaaaaaaccaaatcGAAGTAAAGGTCGTAAATTAGCGTTACTTGAAAATGAATAATAACCACTTTCAAATGACCCTATATGCTATCATCGACATGATTGCACGCGTGATTGAACTTGTATCGACCTTTGCATCTCACTGTTAGCAGACTACCGGGTCATATCTGGCCGCTCGAGAGCTTTTTGAGTCGTGGTTTTCTTCCATCCTTTGTAACGTCACTCTGCGAGAAGTCAGTAGATCGGTGCAATGCCCGATAATttgccaacatggcggcgccgCAGGATCCGGAACATGGCACTCCAGCTAATCGACAAAGGGAATAAATTCCGTTTCCTGTTTAACAGACAGCATCTATACACGTGCGGAGACATCCCAAATGCGTCCCAAGCGCACAATTCAAAATCGAAAGACCACCCCCAATGAGCGCCCCTTCTTCCGTCTTTACACGTCCTTGCTCCCCTCCCAATGCTCCGCATCAAAGTGCCTCTCCCCATCTATGCCTTCCACACGCGCTTGATAGCCTCGGTGACGCCGACGTCATTCGTCTCGAACTCGTACAGGCCAACGCCTACGACGACGGTGGCGGCATTCAGCCCCCACCAAAACAGCCTGCGCAGACCGGGGTATCGCCTCTTGGGGATGTAGTCGATGATGACGGACTGGAAGCCAATGTGGGAGTGGATGAGGACGGCCGAGCACAGGATCGCGTCCATGGTGGGGTTGAGCGAGCCCGATGCAAAGGGGGCAATGGTCAGAGGCACCAGGCCCGCGGCCAGGAGGCGCTCAAACGTCCAGTGGTACGAGCCGTGGGCGGCCGAGGGGGGAGGAACGGGAGCAGGGTCGTTGACTGGAGGGTGTTAGCTGATGTTGAGAACGGAGCATCGACGTGCGCGGAGAGAGGGTGGGTGAGCAGTTCGGGGAGCGTGTTCGTACCTCCACCCTGGATTTCCTCTATACGATGATGTTAGTAAATGATATGAATGCGATTGACACCGGACAAGGGACAAGTATACGCACGGGGTCCAGGCGGCAGGATGGCAGACTTCTTGCTTGAGCTGTGGAAGGCGGCTGCTCTCAGGGCCATGGCGCTTCTGGAGCGAGCGGCCAGCGCGGACTGCCGCAGCAGCGAGGGACGCACAAtcgatgccattgtcgttgTATTCGAACCGAGCAAACCGCGGGTGTTGAGGGCAGGTTTTCGCGAAATGGGTGCGGTTCAGAGGGCGCGGGTGGTGGTCGGCGTGAGGTAAGAAGCCAGGCCCTTTCGGCTGTGCTTGGTGCTAGGGATTGAGGATTAGATTGCCGAGGGACTCGAAATACCTACTTGCTGATTGGCTGGGTGCGTTCCGACTGGCTTTCATACAGCCGAATTGTCGGGGGCGCAATAATGTGCTTCCGCTGCACGGCGCTGATTGGGTCTGGGGGTGGGCGGCATGTGAATTTTCAAGGAGAGCTGTTGGCGCACTTGTCTaaaaaaaggacaagagCTGGGGGTCCTTTGATATTGGCACTATAGGTTGCGGCGGCACGTTGATTCTTTTTTTGACGGGCGGAAGGGACCTGTTGGGCGCTGCCGTTCGTTTCCTCGGATGCTGGCTGGCATTCTGGAtttggcaatggcgccacGACTTCAAGCTTCGAGGTGCCTGGCTAGGCGTTGCGTCGCGTCACGAGGCGCGGTGCCGTTATCGTGGTCTGCACGCGAGCTGCAGCAAACGAGGGGCATTGCGACTTCGTATTTGAAAAAGGTTGCTGACGGCGAGGAGCGGTGGGAGAAGAGAGCGCAGCAAATTCAAAATGGGGAGCTGCCCCATGTTTGGGATGTTCTTGATGAAAGAGGATACATCAAGGACGTTGCTGGGTATGAGACCGCTGTAACCCTCATGAGTGGTCGAAATgacctttttcttcttctttgctaACGGTGAATTCGACAGCACCCcggacaagatcaaagaagtCATGCGCATCAAGAGAATAGGCGCCTacgtcggcgtcgacccAACCGCCGACTCGCTGCATATCGGGCATCTCCTCCCCTTCATGCCTCTCTTCTGGCTCTGGTTCCACGGATACCCGGCCGTAacgctcctcggcggcgccaccGCTCGAATTGGCGATCCTACCGGGCGGCTGCAAAGCCGCGAGCACATGGCCAACTCGGAGATTTCAAAAAACGTCACCAAAATACACTACCAGCTCACCAGACTGTGGAGAAACGTCGTGGCATTGCGAGAAAAGTATGGCTACGAAAAGGACTGGGCTGCCAAGCACCACCTGCTGAACAACAACATGTGGCTCCAGGGCCTGTCTGTATACGACTTCACGAAGCGGCTTGCGCGAAACACTCGAATCGGACCCATGCTCTCCCGCGAAACGGTGAAGCGCAAGATGACCGAGGGCGATGGCATGTCCCTCGGAGAGTTCATGTATCCGCTCTTTCAGGGCTGGGACTTTTGGCACATGTACAACAAGCTGGGCGTTCAGATGCAGATTGGTGGCTCGGACCAGTATGGAAATATCGTGGCGGGCATCGACGCCCTCAAGGTTATTCGCGACAGTGAAGAGGCGCCGCACGCCAAGATGCCCACGGAGTGGCAGCACGAACCCATGGGCTTCACGgtgcctcttcttctcgactCGGCGGGAGCCAAGTTTGGCAAGAGCGCAGGCAACGCCGTCTGGCTGGACGAGTTCAAGACGTCGCCCTTTGAGCTCTACGGGTACTTTATGCGCCGGCCGGACGACGAGgtggagaagctgctgaaGCTGTTTACGTTTATGCCCATGGCGCAGATCCAGGAGACCATGACGCAGCACTGCGCCGACCCCTCCAAGAGGGTCGCCCAGCACACTCTCGCCTTTGAGGTCCTGTCCCTGGTCTACGGCTCGCAAAGGGCCCTCCAGGAAGCGCAGCAGCACAAGTTCCGGTTCGGCGGAGAGCTGCCGCACGTCATAAACGAGCCCTCCAAGGACAGCGGAATCGTCACGCCCAACAATGCGCCCCGAAGCGACATTCAGCTGCCCCGATCCGTCATGAAGCTCTCCCCGGCGAAACTTCTTTTCGCAACTGGCCTGGCTAGTAGCAACAGCGACGGCCAGCGCCTCGTCTCCCAGCAAGGCGCGTACGTGGCCGCCCAGCCAGGCCAGACCCGAGGCCTCGTGCCGGGCAACTTGTCTTGGACCCCGATGAAGATGTGGTTCCCGGAAGAAACGGCCAAGTACCTCATCGATGAGAAGATTCTGATCCTCCGCAAGGGGAAGCACAATGTGCGCATCGTCGAACTAGTTTCCGACGAAGAATGGGAGGCCAGCGGCAAGATATACCCCGGACAGCCGTACACGGGCATGGTGCGCCGCATGACGGAGCAG is a genomic window containing:
- the YTS1 gene encoding Tyrosine--tRNA ligase; translated protein: MAPRLQASRCLARRCVASRGAVPLSWSARELQQTRGIATSYLKKVADGEERWEKRAQQIQNGELPHVWDVLDERGYIKDVAGTPDKIKEVMRIKRIGAYVGVDPTADSLHIGHLLPFMPLFWLWFHGYPAVTLLGGATARIGDPTGRLQSREHMANSEISKNVTKIHYQLTRLWRNVVALREKYGYEKDWAAKHHLLNNNMWLQGLSVYDFTKRLARNTRIGPMLSRETVKRKMTEGDGMSLGEFMYPLFQGWDFWHMYNKLGVQMQIGGSDQYGNIVAGIDALKVIRDSEEAPHAKMPTEWQHEPMGFTVPLLLDSAGAKFGKSAGNAVWLDEFKTSPFELYGYFMRRPDDEVEKLLKLFTFMPMAQIQETMTQHCADPSKRVAQHTLAFEVLSLVYGSQRALQEAQQHKFRFGGELPHVINEPSKDSGIVTPNNAPRSDIQLPRSVMKLSPAKLLFATGLASSNSDGQRLVSQQGAYVAAQPGQTRGLVPGNLSWTPMKMWFPEETAKYLIDEKILILRKGKHNVRIVELVSDEEWEASGKIYPGQPYTGMVRRMTEQLEKEAEAAGKKLKPNELKQLLEERTREQQALKVANNPDIELPSKQEIRQRKQTNGRGSQNKSKW